In Marasmius oreades isolate 03SP1 chromosome 1, whole genome shotgun sequence, one DNA window encodes the following:
- a CDS encoding uncharacterized protein (BUSCO:EOG09264PK5), producing the protein MPPWNSAKAKVQLRLSVQRLRTLQQKKEAQAKAARRDIASLIERAKIETAKVKVEGLINEDVHVELLELLELYCELLLARFGVLDQNAREPDPGVAEGVCSIIFAAPRTELKELHILRDILMHKYGRDFSLKVMESQEGVSERVARKLEIVTPSSELVDAYMTEIAKAYSINYTSAPTHSGKGGGSGGEGDVKEVDGEEDTDEENIKLPETKPPTPKLPDIPPTEDEAEGKSQSSSKPTTTEPPPSYEDDFGALAKRFAALKKRSPG; encoded by the exons ATGCCCCCATGGAACTCagcaaaggcaaag GTCCAACTTCG CCTCTCCGTGCAACGCCTCAGAACTTTGCAACAGAAGAAAGAAGCTCAGGCGAAGGCGGCCAGGAGAGATATTGCGTCGTTGATAGAGAGAGCAAAGATCGAGACCGCTAAGGTTAAAGTTGAGGGAT TAATCAATGAAGACGTTCATGTGGAACTTCTGGAACTCCTGGAACTGTACTGTGAACTTTTGCTGGCTAGGTTTGGCGTCTTGGATCAGAA CGCCCGAGAACCAGACCCAGGCGTTGCTGAGGGAGTTTGTTC GATAATATTCGCAGCACCGCGGACAGAACTCAAAG AACTTCACATACTGCGTGACATTCTCATGCACAAATATGGTCGTGACTTTAGTTTGAAAGTGATGGAAAGTCAAGAAGGCGTCAGTGAACGC GTAGCTCGGAAATTAGAAATCGTCACCCCCTCCTCCGAGCTTGTAGATGCCTATATGACCGAGATCGCAAAGGCCTACAGTATCAACTACACCTCTGCCCCTACACATAGTGGAAAAGGTGGCGGTTCTGGAGGAGAGGGTGATGTGAAG GAGGTTGATGGTGAAGAAGATACGGACGAGGAAAATATCAAGCTTCCCGAAACCAAGCCTCCCACGCCGAAATTGCCGGATATCCCACCCACAGAGGACGAGGCTGAGGGAAAGTCCCAGTCCAGCTCAAAGCCAACGACAACTGAACCTCCACCATCGTACGAGGATGATTTCGGTGCTCTAGCGAAGCGGTTCGCGGCGTTGAAAAAGCGGTCCCCCGGTTAA
- a CDS encoding uncharacterized protein (BUSCO:EOG09264PK5), which produces MITRIRIFSTSLSVQRLRTLQQKKEAQAKAARRDIASLIERAKIETAKVKVEGLINEDVHVELLELLELYCELLLARFGVLDQNAREPDPGVAEGVCSIIFAAPRTELKELHILRDILMHKYGRDFSLKVMESQEGVSERVARKLEIVTPSSELVDAYMTEIAKAYSINYTSAPTHSGKGGGSGGEGDVKEVDGEEDTDEENIKLPETKPPTPKLPDIPPTEDEAEGKSQSSSKPTTTEPPPSYEDDFGALAKRFAALKKRSPG; this is translated from the exons ATGATAACGCGGATCCGAATCTTCTCAACCAGCCTCTCCGTGCAACGCCTCAGAACTTTGCAACAGAAGAAAGAAGCTCAGGCGAAGGCGGCCAGGAGAGATATTGCGTCGTTGATAGAGAGAGCAAAGATCGAGACCGCTAAGGTTAAAGTTGAGGGAT TAATCAATGAAGACGTTCATGTGGAACTTCTGGAACTCCTGGAACTGTACTGTGAACTTTTGCTGGCTAGGTTTGGCGTCTTGGATCAGAA CGCCCGAGAACCAGACCCAGGCGTTGCTGAGGGAGTTTGTTC GATAATATTCGCAGCACCGCGGACAGAACTCAAAG AACTTCACATACTGCGTGACATTCTCATGCACAAATATGGTCGTGACTTTAGTTTGAAAGTGATGGAAAGTCAAGAAGGCGTCAGTGAACGC GTAGCTCGGAAATTAGAAATCGTCACCCCCTCCTCCGAGCTTGTAGATGCCTATATGACCGAGATCGCAAAGGCCTACAGTATCAACTACACCTCTGCCCCTACACATAGTGGAAAAGGTGGCGGTTCTGGAGGAGAGGGTGATGTGAAG GAGGTTGATGGTGAAGAAGATACGGACGAGGAAAATATCAAGCTTCCCGAAACCAAGCCTCCCACGCCGAAATTGCCGGATATCCCACCCACAGAGGACGAGGCTGAGGGAAAGTCCCAGTCCAGCTCAAAGCCAACGACAACTGAACCTCCACCATCGTACGAGGATGATTTCGGTGCTCTAGCGAAGCGGTTCGCGGCGTTGAAAAAGCGGTCCCCCGGTTAA